The proteins below come from a single Halobacillus salinarum genomic window:
- a CDS encoding AbrB family transcriptional regulator, which produces MTRTFLYLIAAAFFGWLLSLLHIPAGWLIGSLMFGVFFRLNISELSMPSYLFPFSLSLIGTSIGLTMQTSMFKEVASYFLPLLVSLVAIMLGAWLLSRILTRYSNLDRTTALFSCIPGGASAMLALSEEYEADQRIVAAFQMTRAMFIALSIPVLAGLVAHWSGSGGEQAAAHTADTARTTNGTMLFPGFKIVCMLGIIALALFLAKKAKIPAGQLLYAMLLAFLINQFLFPIGSLPSIIVGIAQALLGAIIGLRFDRTTLVQLKEIGWLSLGILMMYLVLTFVISLLFFVSTPLNYVTSMLSMAPGGAPQMSSTAAVLNLDASIVASLQLIRLLTIYLLLPLVIPYVIKQPVLRKKKME; this is translated from the coding sequence ATGACACGTACATTTCTATATCTTATAGCCGCTGCTTTTTTTGGATGGCTGTTATCTTTACTTCACATTCCTGCAGGGTGGTTAATCGGCTCACTCATGTTCGGTGTCTTTTTTCGACTCAACATTAGCGAACTATCTATGCCATCGTATTTGTTTCCATTTTCGCTTTCTCTAATAGGGACAAGCATTGGACTTACTATGCAGACCAGTATGTTTAAAGAAGTAGCCTCTTATTTTTTACCTCTGCTCGTCAGTTTGGTGGCCATCATGCTTGGCGCCTGGCTCTTGAGCAGAATATTAACCCGCTATTCGAATCTCGACCGGACCACTGCATTATTTTCGTGTATTCCAGGCGGCGCCTCTGCAATGCTTGCCTTAAGTGAGGAATACGAGGCAGATCAGCGGATTGTTGCAGCCTTTCAGATGACGCGGGCAATGTTTATTGCCTTATCCATCCCTGTCTTAGCTGGGCTCGTGGCACACTGGAGTGGAAGCGGGGGTGAACAGGCAGCAGCTCACACCGCAGACACAGCCCGTACCACGAATGGCACGATGCTTTTTCCAGGGTTCAAAATCGTATGTATGCTTGGGATCATTGCTCTTGCTCTTTTCCTTGCAAAGAAAGCCAAAATTCCTGCAGGGCAGCTATTATACGCCATGCTGCTAGCCTTTTTAATAAACCAGTTCCTCTTTCCTATTGGTTCTCTTCCAAGCATCATTGTAGGAATTGCCCAAGCTCTGCTCGGTGCAATCATAGGGCTAAGATTTGATAGAACTACATTAGTGCAATTAAAAGAAATCGGCTGGTTGAGTCTCGGAATATTAATGATGTATTTGGTATTAACATTTGTCATTTCTTTACTCTTTTTTGTATCGACCCCTCTTAATTATGTCACAAGTATGTTATCGATGGCCCCTGGAGGTGCACCGCAAATGTCTTCGACTGCTGCTGTACTTAACTTGGACGCTTCGATTGTTGCTTCACTGCAGCTGATCCGGTTGTTAACCATTTATCTATTACTGCCTCTTGTCATTCCCTATGTTATAAAACAACCGGTACTCCGAAAGAAAAAAATGGAATAA
- a CDS encoding TetR/AcrR family transcriptional regulator — protein MPKSRSFSHSKIERRDAAENRQRILEAADKLFEQNGVEKVSMNQIAVEAGIGAGTLYRRYRNKGELCLALIKDNAVMCFEEIDAYLEENETAPASERLKGMLRIFIHFRESKAQLLKGVEDGEPAKRSSSKRSPLYDELHHTLVGLFDEMKEVHSNTVFKADILLAALKSEEYLFQREVRGYSPEEILEQIYSLFIPEV, from the coding sequence ATGCCAAAGAGTAGATCATTCAGCCATTCTAAAATAGAACGTCGTGATGCTGCAGAAAATCGACAGCGTATTCTTGAGGCGGCAGATAAGCTGTTTGAACAAAATGGAGTCGAGAAAGTCAGTATGAACCAAATTGCTGTAGAAGCTGGGATTGGAGCGGGAACTTTATACCGGCGCTATCGGAATAAAGGCGAACTGTGTCTTGCTTTAATCAAAGATAATGCAGTGATGTGCTTCGAAGAAATTGACGCCTATTTGGAAGAAAACGAGACAGCACCAGCCAGTGAGCGATTAAAAGGAATGTTACGTATTTTCATTCATTTTAGAGAGAGTAAAGCCCAATTACTGAAAGGTGTTGAAGATGGGGAGCCAGCTAAACGGTCGTCTTCTAAGCGGAGTCCTTTATATGATGAATTGCATCACACTCTCGTAGGTTTATTTGATGAGATGAAGGAAGTGCATTCCAATACTGTTTTTAAAGCCGACATTTTACTTGCTGCTTTAAAGAGTGAAGAATACTTGTTTCAAAGAGAAGTAAGGGGATACTCACCCGAAGAAATTTTAGAACAGATTTATTCATTATTTATTCCAGAGGTTTAA
- a CDS encoding isochorismatase family cysteine hydrolase: MDNREGKTALLLMDLQNGIVSRYGDQTEVVEPFQKALSIARENDIPVFFIRVGFSEGYPEVNSRNKIFSAISQSGGMTLSDDSTQIHESVKPQENEAIITKYRFSAFAGSTLEVILRSQGINSLILSGISTSGVVLSTLREAADKDFSLTVLKDACLDADAEVHQVLIEKVFPRQAEVITVEDWANTLNK, encoded by the coding sequence ATGGACAATCGTGAAGGAAAAACAGCCTTACTATTAATGGATTTGCAGAATGGGATCGTTTCCCGCTATGGTGACCAAACAGAAGTTGTGGAACCTTTCCAAAAGGCATTATCCATTGCCCGTGAGAACGATATCCCTGTCTTTTTTATCCGAGTCGGCTTTAGTGAAGGGTACCCTGAAGTCAATTCTAGGAATAAAATTTTTTCTGCCATTTCCCAATCTGGTGGCATGACTCTTTCTGATGATTCTACGCAAATTCACGAATCGGTTAAACCTCAGGAAAACGAAGCAATTATCACCAAGTACCGATTTAGCGCTTTTGCCGGCAGTACTCTTGAGGTTATCCTGAGATCTCAAGGAATTAATTCATTAATTCTTAGCGGGATTTCAACGAGCGGAGTCGTGTTATCAACCTTGAGGGAAGCAGCAGATAAAGATTTTTCATTAACCGTCTTAAAAGATGCTTGTCTTGATGCAGACGCAGAGGTCCATCAAGTACTTATAGAAAAAGTATTCCCTCGTCAAGCGGAAGTCATCACTGTGGAGGACTGGGCTAATACCTTAAATAAATAG